From the genome of Bacteroidales bacterium:
AACAGCATATCAAAAACTCTTACACTTGACAATGCTACTATATCTATTTCAGGCAATACTAATGGCATTCAATCTAAAATAGAAGGACTTAAAATTAATGTTAGTAACACCAACACAATTACAAGCGATGGTTACGCAGCTTTAGATTTTGCGGGAAAATCGGGTACTATTGAAGGTAACGGAGTGCTTAAGGTTACTAATATGGCAGATGATTATGCAATATATGTAAATGGTAATGGTACTACGTTGACCATTAAAGATTGTTCCGTGGAAGCTAAAAGCGGAAAATCAGGTATCCGCGGTGCTAATAAAACAGAAATACTTAAACTTGTGAATGCAACCGTAACGGCAGAAGGTAACGGCGTTGGTTCAATCAATAACTTTAATTCTATAAATTTTGAAGGCTGCTTTATATCTAAACCTATGGATGGAAAAGTAGTTAACGGTAGCGTAACTAACGCTTCAGGCGCTGTAGCTAAAGACGAAGTGAAGATATTACCCGGAGAGCTTTATAATCTTAAAATTTGTGGAATACCAGTAACATCAATTAATAAAGGCAATATAAAAGCAGATGTTCCCAACATAACTTCTGGAACAGTAACTTATAACTCTGATAGCAAAATCCTTACTCTCAATGATGCAACTATGTCTGTATCAGGCTCAACAGCTTGTATTTTATCTCGAATCAACGGACTAAAAATTGAGGTTATCGGAACTAACAATTTAACAGGAGATGATTGGTCACCCATATCAATTGAAGATGATAATTCCTGCACAATTCAAGGTAGCGGTACTCTTAATGTAACTAATAGTGCTGTTAATGATGGTGGTGGAATATTTTTGAGAAATGGAGATTTGACCATTAGTACATGTTCAGTAAAAGTTATAACCGGAGGAGCAGGCATTGTAGGCAACACAGGCGAAAAAACACTTACTATTAGCAATGCCAATATATCAACTACCGGTTCATTTGATGGCTCAATCAAAGGCTTTAAAAATTTAACACTTAACAATTGTGTTATATCACAGCCTCATGGTGCAATGTTTAATGCAACAAACAAAGCTGTATGCTATAATAATACTGGCGAAATCATTAAAGAAGAAGTAAGAATAGTACCAGGAACAACCTATAACCTTAAAATTTATGGAGTGCCTGTAACTTCTGTTAATAAAGATGACCTAACTGTTATACCCGGTGTAGAAGGTATTGTAACATACAACTCTGATAACAACATTCTTAAACTTGAAAATGCTACTTTAAATATAACAGGCAATGTTAATGGTATTGGATCAAGTGTCGAAGGGCTAAAAATAGAACTTACTGGCGAAAATAAAGTAAATGCTAATGGTCATTCGGGAGTTCAATTTAACGGAAAATCTGCTACTATTCTTGGTGGCGGTACACTTACAGTAAACAATGAGGCAGAAGACTTTGCAATAAATGCTACTCCAGGAGCTACACTAACTATTAGCAACTGCACAGTAAACGCTACAGGTGGTAGCCGAGGTATTAATGGTGGTGGTAACAATAATCTTGTTATTGAAAATGCAACTGTAACAGCCAAAGGAACAAAAGCTGGTTCTATTATGAATTTTGCCGATGTAACACTTAATGGTGTTGTTATTTCTGAACCTTTTGATGCAGTATTTAATCCATCTAAAAAAGCTATTTGTAATGCTATGTCGGGCAATATTATTACCGAAGGAGTGAAGATAGAACCGGGAACCACATACGACCTTAAAATTTGTGGTGTTCCTGTAACATCTATCAATAAAGAAAAACTATACATTATTAATGGAGTAAGTGAAGGTTCTGTAAAATACAACCCCGAGAATAAAACCCTTACACTAAACAATGCTAAAATATCCTCCGAGAGTAAATTTGCTTGTATCTTTTCTACTACAGACGAAATGAAAATAGATGTTGTAGGCACCAACAATCTATCTGGTATTGGCTATGCTCCTATTTCTATTGGAGGTGATAATTCTTGCACTATTCAAGGTAACGGAACTCTTAATATAATCAATACTGGTGATACAGTAAGCAGTAGTAGTGCAGGCGAAGGAATATATATTAACAATGGTTCTCTAACCATTAAAAACAGCAACCTAAACATAACAGCTAAAAATTATGGTATTTGGGGTTCTTCTGGTAATAAGATACTTAGATTTGAAAACAGTAAAGTTTTTGTTATTGGAGAAGACAAAGGTTCTGTTGTTGGATTTAAGGAGATAAACTTCACTGGATGTTATATCGTTGAACCGAAAGATGTAGAATTTAATGCTACTAAAAAAGCTATCTGCTATAAAAACAGTGGAGACACAGTTAAAGAAATGGTGAAAATTGCTCCAGAAACAGAAACATACTATACTGTAACTTACAACACTCCTGAAAATGGTACATTAACTGTAAAACAAAATGATGTTGATGTTGTTAACGGTACTCAAGTTGAAGAAAATAGCGAACTTGTTATTACAGCTACTCCAAATTTAGGTTATGTACTTAAGAGCTTAACTGTAAATGGTAATGACTTTGTAAGTGGTAATACTCATGTTGTTACGTCAAATGTGAATATTGTAGCTACGTTTGTTCTTGATGGAGAAACAGCACAATATACCGTAACTTACAACATACCAGAACACGGTACGCTTAGCGTAACAGCAAGCGGTTCTCCTGTAGCGAGCGGTAGCAAAGTTGATAAAGGTGCAGCAATTATTATCACAGCAACACCTGATGCAGGTTACAAACTTAAAACACTTACTGTAAACAATGAAAATCATGAAAACGGTACAGTATATCCAGTAATGAGTGATGTAAATATTGTAGCAGAGTTTATTGAAGAAACAGCTATAGAAGAAGCTGAAGCTCAAAGTGTAGCTATTTATCCTAATCCTGTACAAGACATTTTATATATAGAAACAGAGGAAACAATTACTGCTGTTAATGTGTATGATGTACTTGGCGCAATCGTTGCTCAAAACACAGGTGATGTACGCGAAATAAATCTTTCTAGCTTACCTACAGGCATCTATATGGTACGTGTAGAAATGGGTAAAGATGTTAGTACAATACGCATAGTGAAAAATTAATCATTTTTTTAGCTTAATAAAAATTAAACATTTATTTAGTTTAATAAAAATTAACAAAAGGCTGTCTCAAAAATGGGGCAGCCTTTTTTGTTTATTATAAAATTTGATTTATACATTTTTTAGGACAGTATCTATTTTTCCGACTTATTAAAAGAGTTCATTGCTATATCTATTCCTGACAAAACAAACTCTTCTATAATTTTATCTGTTGATTCAATTGCTTTGATAATTGTTGGAACTTGCTCCGGAAACCATTTTCCAAGCACATATTCAGATTGCATTCCTTTGGGATAATCGTTTCCTATGCCAATTCTTAATCTTGAAAAATTGTCGTTTTCCAAAACATCAATAATATTTTGTAAGCCATTATGTCCGCCGCTTCCGCCTTTTTTTCGCAGTCTAATACTTCCTAAATTCAGCGCGACATCATCGGCAACAACTAACATTTTTGCAGTCTCTATATTTTCTTTTTGCAGCCAATAAGAAACAGCTTTGCCGCTTAAATTCATGTATGTAGAAGGTTTTATTAAAACAATTTTTCTTCCTTTTAGCGAATGAACAGCCATGTCAGCATAGCGAGACGATTGAAAAACTAATTTATTTTTCAAAGCAAAAAAATCTAACACCTCAAAACCCACATTGTGTCTTGTTCCTGCATATTCTCTGCCAATATTTCCTAAACCAACTATTAAAAATGTTTTCATGCGTAAATTAAAGAAAAATTAATAGTTTTTTGTCACAAATTTACTATTATAAAAGAAACAAGAGCAAAACAAGAAGAATTCCATTATTATTACGGGGTAAAAGTTTTTAATAAAAGATCGGAGTTTTTTGCTTTGACATAAAAAACAGACAATTTTATTATTGTAGGAGTGGAGGATTATATTTTTTCGGTTTGCATCCAAATAATAAATTAATTCCGAAATGAAGATTCATGTTTTTCCAATTGCTAGGAACAGTTATTTTTTCTTCTTTTATGGTTTGGTTGCCAAATTCGTCTTTGCTTTTTGTAGTCCATGTATATTTATTCCATATAACAGGTCCTAAAACATTATCTGTGAGTAAATAAAGCTGCACCGGTCCTAATTTTAAAGAGGAGCCTAAGCCCAAATTTGTAAAGTTGCGATTTTCTATTGAATAAGACATCATTACATGCCAAATATGTCCAAATTTGCGTAAATAAGACAAATGGAAAGAAGGGTGTATTCCGCCATCATAGAATTTAGCTCTTATAACATATAATAATTGGTCTTTTTTTGTAATTTTATAATAAGCACTACCATTTATTTGTGTATTTAAAAAGCTCTTATAAGAATTATAGGAGGAATCAATATTAAAAATGCTTATAAGTGTGTCTCCTAAGTTTTTTGTAATAGAAGAGTCTTTCATGATGTTTACAAATTCTTTTATAGTAAACCCATCAAATGTAAAAGAACTACCTTTTTCTTTACTTTTTATATTCATAGGATTGCTTTTCCAATTAATAAAACCAAGATCTAGCACACTAAGACCTAAAGAAATTTCGCTATTAAGTTTATAAAAAGCGCCAAAATCAAGACCTACGCCAAGATTTTTAAAATTTAAAAATTCTTTTGGGTCAATTTCTTTATTGTTGGTATCTGTTAGATATTGCAATCCGTTTGTATTTATAAGAATATCTGATGTTGCTGTAATGTCATAAAATTCGCTTTCGGTGTAAAGACTAATATCGCATCTTTTTGTGTTTATATTTGCCATGCCGGATAAAAATTTAACTCTTGACCCGAAAGACCAAGTGTTATCTAATTTATAAGTATATCCAAGAGCTAATTCATTATAAAGATTAATATTTGCACGAAAATTTCCAATGTCTAATTGTTCATCAAGCAAAGTACCATTGCCATACAAACCAAATTTTATTAATTCCTTTGGATAAGAAAAACGAAAATACGCATGACTCATTAGTGAAAAATTAAAATAATGTCTTTTTTTAACTTTAAAGCCAAAAGAAAGTAGTTCTTCATTTATGTTTGTAAAAATATAATTGTTTTTACCCAAACTTTTTAATAAAGATTTTGTGTTTATTTCTACTGAATCGGAAATGTTATTTGAAATTACATTTTTTGCATTAAAACCAGTATGTCCTGATCCAACATACAAAGAAGAAAGTCCTGGTAAGCCGATATGTATTCTACATTGAGGTGTTAGTGCTGGATTTGAATAATATGATTGTGGAATTATTCTTGAACTTTGAATTAATAAATCATTTTGTGCTGTTGCTTGAAAAAACAAAGCCAAAATAAAAAAATTAAAATAAAATAAATATATTAAAAACTTGTTCATAAAAAATGTTTTTTATAATTCTGAACTATTAAAAGATGTTTGAACCATTGTGCTAAACTGCACATTAAGGTAATAATAGGAATAGATTTTTACTAATTGAGATGCATTATTGTATGTGTTTAATTTCGCATTAACTATAATTTTTTTTGTTTTCTCAAGATTACCCATTCTGTCATTTGCAATTTTTTGAGAAACAATTTTATTAGTTGGATTTTTTACAATATAATCTGGGGCAGCCCCTGGCAAAGCTCCAATTATTAACTGATCTACAGGATTTAATAAAGAGTCAACTATATTATTATTAGAATCACAGAAATATAATTGGATTATGCCATCAAGAGGAAACATATTCGTTATATTTATTTTAAATAAAATCCATTCTATATTTTTAAGATTGTTGCCAAAAGTAAAATCAATAGTATCTTGCAAAGTAAAACCGTCTGCTTTTCCATAAAAGGGTAACTCTAATTTTGCTTCTACTGCCAATAAACTTTTGTCTTCCACAAAGTTTTTTACAACATTACCATTTGGGTTTGCTGATCCAGATATTAATGCTAAAATTAGTTGTGGGGTGATATTTAAAGCGTCGTTTATATTAGAATTGTTTTTATTTAAAGCTATTGAAGATTTGGCAACTTGTCCAATTTGTGTAGGGTAATTAATATCCCATGGACTAATAATTCCAGAACCACTTATTATTACTGATGAAAAAGGAGATATTGTTTGCTTGGCTTCTAAATAGTCAACATTACTTCTAACAGGAAGTCCCCAACCATTGTAAATATTTATATATAATCTTGGATCTTCCCAATGAACAGTGCCTCCAAAAGCATGGTTATAAACACGAACGCTAACGGTATCATGGTTTAGGTTGATTCCGATTTGCCCTAAGTAACCAAATAAAAATTGAAATTTTGCACCATTCAAATTTAATGTGAAATTAGCATAAGAAGAGTTGTTTGCGCCACCATTTCCATGTACGGTTACTTTAAAATGAAGTGGTATGCGATTTTGAGTAGGATTAAAAATGATTTTCGAATTATCTAAATTATAGTTGCTAGTTGTTCCACTTGAAGTATAATTAAATGTTTTAGAAAAAGGCATTCCGTTTTGCGTTGACCCAGGAATGGAAACTTCTACTGTTGCAGGATAGCTAAGATCTGAAAACATTGAAAGACTCATAATTCCAGATTTTAACATCAGAGAGTCTAAGCTAATATCTGGGTCATTATATCCTAAATCTAAAAAATGGTCGAACTCAAAGATTATATCTCCGTTATAAACACCTAGTGGTAAAGGATTGTTTAACGAGACACTTTGATCGTTTATTGAAATTAAGTTTTCAGCTCTTTCTGAAAAAACAGTGTCTTCATATACTAAATAAATAAAATGTGTAGAGTCAATAACTAATAAGTCGGTGGAGTCAAAGTCGTTCATGATATCCCACATCGTAAGGTGGCTATTTATTAAATGTCCTGCAAAGTTGGGGTCCCAGTTTGTGTTTGTAATATTATTCATGTTAAATTCTTCTTTAACACAAGAATAAAAAAGGGATGAAAAAAGTGTTAAAGTTATTCCAAAAATTAATATTTTCTTTTTCATTTTCTTAAATTGTTATTATTAAGACAAATTATTTTATAAAAAGTATATTTAAATATCAAAGATATAAAAAAATTATTAAAAATTATAATTCTATAGTTTCTGAAAAAATTGTTTTTCCAGAAGCAGAAATCAATATTAATTTTTCGTTATACAAAACACAATCAAATGCTGAAACGTTTTGTTTTATTGTTTGGCTCTCTTCGTCTTTATCAATTTTTACAATATTTACATTGTTTTTTACAAGATATATAAAATAGCTTTTTTGATTGTGCTTTATTAGTTTATATGATTCTATTTTTGCGTCTGAAACATTAATAGAAAACAACTCTTCGCCAAGATTATTTATTAAAAGCAAGACACCATCGGAAATTAAAATAAAATTATCGCCATTTTTAATGAAAGAATTAATTTCGCTATATGCTTTTTTTGAAATATTTTTCTTGTTTCCTTCTGGGCTTATATTTACTAAAAATCCATCTTTTGAAAAGCCAAACCAAGAGTTGTTTTTCTTATTTTCATATACGGGAGGCAAGTTTTTATTATAAAAAACATCTTTTATATGCGATATTTTATTGCCTTTTCGATTAAAAACATAAATTG
Proteins encoded in this window:
- a CDS encoding T9SS type A sorting domain-containing protein; the encoded protein is MKNLNKFKFTFALFVAMLFGAANMQAQTYDIKICGVQVTEGNKDNLGNIPGVTGTVKYNPTTKILTLNNASMDTEGEKACIYTTMSELIIDVTGTNNLSGNGWAPISYDGTNASELTIQGSGTLNVYNAKTSDQGIYMRNGSLLIIKDINLIIKSGKYAIYNAATTAENNVTIENANVTLSFTDDGQKDALLRGFKSMTLTGSAFAQPIDAVYNTNSRAICNAVSGNIIKTETKILKGELYSATICGVQLNSHNVNRIKDIPGVGAMGTVTYNKNTNNLRLEGASINTTNTQAVMIWNTGKIEVIGTNTLVSSGDNAPALQIGNKDIEVYGGGTLNVKKDGNETAIYVRKGKLTVRNCRLSAIGNKYGIAGAGTSDPSIFEGDLVIEDALVTARGIGNGSICKLSSITLNSCNVFEPSGAGISNGTSGWAVRIGSDDPFKDTVKIAAVYDLKVCGTQVNFFNKDNLRVISGVTAGTANYNSISKTLTLDNATISISGNTNGIQSKIEGLKINVSNTNTITSDGYAALDFAGKSGTIEGNGVLKVTNMADDYAIYVNGNGTTLTIKDCSVEAKSGKSGIRGANKTEILKLVNATVTAEGNGVGSINNFNSINFEGCFISKPMDGKVVNGSVTNASGAVAKDEVKILPGELYNLKICGIPVTSINKGNIKADVPNITSGTVTYNSDSKILTLNDATMSVSGSTACILSRINGLKIEVIGTNNLTGDDWSPISIEDDNSCTIQGSGTLNVTNSAVNDGGGIFLRNGDLTISTCSVKVITGGAGIVGNTGEKTLTISNANISTTGSFDGSIKGFKNLTLNNCVISQPHGAMFNATNKAVCYNNTGEIIKEEVRIVPGTTYNLKIYGVPVTSVNKDDLTVIPGVEGIVTYNSDNNILKLENATLNITGNVNGIGSSVEGLKIELTGENKVNANGHSGVQFNGKSATILGGGTLTVNNEAEDFAINATPGATLTISNCTVNATGGSRGINGGGNNNLVIENATVTAKGTKAGSIMNFADVTLNGVVISEPFDAVFNPSKKAICNAMSGNIITEGVKIEPGTTYDLKICGVPVTSINKEKLYIINGVSEGSVKYNPENKTLTLNNAKISSESKFACIFSTTDEMKIDVVGTNNLSGIGYAPISIGGDNSCTIQGNGTLNIINTGDTVSSSSAGEGIYINNGSLTIKNSNLNITAKNYGIWGSSGNKILRFENSKVFVIGEDKGSVVGFKEINFTGCYIVEPKDVEFNATKKAICYKNSGDTVKEMVKIAPETETYYTVTYNTPENGTLTVKQNDVDVVNGTQVEENSELVITATPNLGYVLKSLTVNGNDFVSGNTHVVTSNVNIVATFVLDGETAQYTVTYNIPEHGTLSVTASGSPVASGSKVDKGAAIIITATPDAGYKLKTLTVNNENHENGTVYPVMSDVNIVAEFIEETAIEEAEAQSVAIYPNPVQDILYIETEETITAVNVYDVLGAIVAQNTGDVREINLSSLPTGIYMVRVEMGKDVSTIRIVKN
- a CDS encoding aminoacyl-tRNA hydrolase; amino-acid sequence: MKTFLIVGLGNIGREYAGTRHNVGFEVLDFFALKNKLVFQSSRYADMAVHSLKGRKIVLIKPSTYMNLSGKAVSYWLQKENIETAKMLVVADDVALNLGSIRLRKKGGSGGHNGLQNIIDVLENDNFSRLRIGIGNDYPKGMQSEYVLGKWFPEQVPTIIKAIESTDKIIEEFVLSGIDIAMNSFNKSEK